The Brassica oleracea var. oleracea cultivar TO1000 chromosome C6, BOL, whole genome shotgun sequence genome includes a region encoding these proteins:
- the LOC106296378 gene encoding 3beta-hydroxysteroid-dehydrogenase/decarboxylase isoform 1-like isoform X3 yields the protein MVMEVTETEHRCVVTGGRGFAARHLVEMLVRHEMFHVRIADLAPAIQLEAHEETGLLGEAMRSGRVHYVSADLRDKAQVIKSFQGAEVVFHMAAPDSSINNYKLHYSVNVQGTTNVIDACVEVGVKRLIYTSSPSVVFDGVNSILNANETMPYPSNHNDSYSATKAKGEALVIEANGRNGLLTCCIRPSSIFGPGDRLLVPSLVAAARAGKSKFIIGDGSNFYDFTYVENVVHAHICAERALASGGEVCAKAAGQAYFITNMEPIKFWEFMSLLLEGLGYDRPSIKIPAIIMMPIAHLVELVYKLLGPYGMKVPQLTPSRVRLLSCSRTFDSSKAKELLGYAPVVPLQEGIKRTIDSFTHLTLQNQPKKEEKMKLLGSKKDN from the exons ATGGTGATGGAAGTTACGGAGACGGAGCACAGGTGCGTCGTTACCGGCGGCAGAGGATTCGCCGCAAGGCATCTGGTGGAGATGCTCGTACGCCACGAGATGTTCCACGTCCGCATCGCTGATTTAGCTCCGGCGATACAGCTGGAGGCTCACGAGGAGACGGGACTTCTCGGCGAAGCAATGAGATCCGGTCGAGTTCACTACGTCTCCGCCGATCTCAGAGATAAAGCTCAAGTTATCAAAT CTTTTCAAGGAGCGGAGGTGGTGTTTCACATGGCAGCTCCAGATTCATCAATCAACAATTACAAGCTTCACTATTCAGTCAATGTTCAAG GGACAACAAATGTGATTGATGCTTGTGTTGAGGTTGGAGTGAAGAGGCTCATTTACACAAGCTCTCCCAGTGTCGTCTTTGATGGCGTCAACAGTATTCTCAATGCCAATGAAACAATGCCATACCCATCCAAT CACAATGACTCTTATTCAGCAACTAAAGCTAAAGGGGAAGCTTTGGTCATTGAAGCGAATGGAAGAAATGGACTACTCACTTGTTGCATACGTCCTAGCAGCATATTTGGTCCTGGTGATAGATTATTGGTTCCATCGCTTGTTGCTGCTGCCAGGGCTGGGAAGTCCAAG TTCATTATAGGTGATGGGAGTAACTTCTATGATTTCACTTATGTTGAAAACGTTGTGCATGCCCATATCTGTGCTGAGCGAGCTCTAGCATCAGGTGGAGAAGTATGTGCAAAAGCTGCAGGCCAG GCATACTTCATCACCAACATGGAGCCAATTAAATTTTGGGAGTTTATGTCGCTGCTTCTTGAAGGGCTTGGCTATGATAG GCCAAGTATAAAGATACCTGCAATTATCATGATGCCAATAGCACATCTAGTGGAACTGGTATATAAATTACTGGGACCATATGGGATGAAAGTACCACAGCTAACTCCTTCTAGAGTTAGGCTGCTCTCTTGCAGCAGAACTTTCGATTCCTCAAAAGCTAAGGAACTTTTAGGCTACGCTCCTGTTGTCCCACTTCAG GAAGGTATAAAGAGGACAATAGACTCATTCACACACTTGACGCTTCAAAACCAACCCAAAAAGGAGG AGAAAATGAAATTGTTGGGGAGCAAGAAGGATAACTAA
- the LOC106296378 gene encoding 3beta-hydroxysteroid-dehydrogenase/decarboxylase isoform 1-like isoform X1, with translation MVMEVTETEHRCVVTGGRGFAARHLVEMLVRHEMFHVRIADLAPAIQLEAHEETGLLGEAMRSGRVHYVSADLRDKAQVIKSFQGAEVVFHMAAPDSSINNYKLHYSVNVQGTTNVIDACVEVGVKRLIYTSSPSVVFDGVNSILNANETMPYPSNHNDSYSATKAKGEALVIEANGRNGLLTCCIRPSSIFGPGDRLLVPSLVAAARAGKSKFIIGDGSNFYDFTYVENVVHAHICAERALASGGEVCAKAAGQAYFITNMEPIKFWEFMSLLLEGLGYDRPSIKIPAIIMMPIAHLVELVYKLLGPYGMKVPQLTPSRVRLLSCSRTFDSSKAKELLGYAPVVPLQEGIKRTIDSFTHLTLQNQPKKEVNDRIQWKKQIVIAIVILITLYLNFVATTGYSAVLIPVLVASMIFFFRGIFPEKMKLLGSKKDN, from the exons ATGGTGATGGAAGTTACGGAGACGGAGCACAGGTGCGTCGTTACCGGCGGCAGAGGATTCGCCGCAAGGCATCTGGTGGAGATGCTCGTACGCCACGAGATGTTCCACGTCCGCATCGCTGATTTAGCTCCGGCGATACAGCTGGAGGCTCACGAGGAGACGGGACTTCTCGGCGAAGCAATGAGATCCGGTCGAGTTCACTACGTCTCCGCCGATCTCAGAGATAAAGCTCAAGTTATCAAAT CTTTTCAAGGAGCGGAGGTGGTGTTTCACATGGCAGCTCCAGATTCATCAATCAACAATTACAAGCTTCACTATTCAGTCAATGTTCAAG GGACAACAAATGTGATTGATGCTTGTGTTGAGGTTGGAGTGAAGAGGCTCATTTACACAAGCTCTCCCAGTGTCGTCTTTGATGGCGTCAACAGTATTCTCAATGCCAATGAAACAATGCCATACCCATCCAAT CACAATGACTCTTATTCAGCAACTAAAGCTAAAGGGGAAGCTTTGGTCATTGAAGCGAATGGAAGAAATGGACTACTCACTTGTTGCATACGTCCTAGCAGCATATTTGGTCCTGGTGATAGATTATTGGTTCCATCGCTTGTTGCTGCTGCCAGGGCTGGGAAGTCCAAG TTCATTATAGGTGATGGGAGTAACTTCTATGATTTCACTTATGTTGAAAACGTTGTGCATGCCCATATCTGTGCTGAGCGAGCTCTAGCATCAGGTGGAGAAGTATGTGCAAAAGCTGCAGGCCAG GCATACTTCATCACCAACATGGAGCCAATTAAATTTTGGGAGTTTATGTCGCTGCTTCTTGAAGGGCTTGGCTATGATAG GCCAAGTATAAAGATACCTGCAATTATCATGATGCCAATAGCACATCTAGTGGAACTGGTATATAAATTACTGGGACCATATGGGATGAAAGTACCACAGCTAACTCCTTCTAGAGTTAGGCTGCTCTCTTGCAGCAGAACTTTCGATTCCTCAAAAGCTAAGGAACTTTTAGGCTACGCTCCTGTTGTCCCACTTCAG GAAGGTATAAAGAGGACAATAGACTCATTCACACACTTGACGCTTCAAAACCAACCCAAAAAGGAGG TTAATGATAGGATTCAATGGAAAAAGCAGATAGTGATTGCAATAGTCATTCTGATTACTCTCTATCTTAACTTTGTTGCAACGACTGGATACTCTGCCGTACTAATTCCAGTTTTGGTAGCATCAATGATTTTCTTCTTCCGTGGGATTTTTCCAGAGAAAATGAAATTGTTGGGGAGCAAGAAGGATAACTAA
- the LOC106296378 gene encoding 3beta-hydroxysteroid-dehydrogenase/decarboxylase isoform 1-like isoform X2, giving the protein MEVTETEHRCVVTGGRGFAARHLVEMLVRHEMFHVRIADLAPAIQLEAHEETGLLGEAMRSGRVHYVSADLRDKAQVIKSFQGAEVVFHMAAPDSSINNYKLHYSVNVQGTTNVIDACVEVGVKRLIYTSSPSVVFDGVNSILNANETMPYPSNHNDSYSATKAKGEALVIEANGRNGLLTCCIRPSSIFGPGDRLLVPSLVAAARAGKSKFIIGDGSNFYDFTYVENVVHAHICAERALASGGEVCAKAAGQAYFITNMEPIKFWEFMSLLLEGLGYDRPSIKIPAIIMMPIAHLVELVYKLLGPYGMKVPQLTPSRVRLLSCSRTFDSSKAKELLGYAPVVPLQEGIKRTIDSFTHLTLQNQPKKEVNDRIQWKKQIVIAIVILITLYLNFVATTGYSAVLIPVLVASMIFFFRGIFPEKMKLLGSKKDN; this is encoded by the exons ATGGAAGTTACGGAGACGGAGCACAGGTGCGTCGTTACCGGCGGCAGAGGATTCGCCGCAAGGCATCTGGTGGAGATGCTCGTACGCCACGAGATGTTCCACGTCCGCATCGCTGATTTAGCTCCGGCGATACAGCTGGAGGCTCACGAGGAGACGGGACTTCTCGGCGAAGCAATGAGATCCGGTCGAGTTCACTACGTCTCCGCCGATCTCAGAGATAAAGCTCAAGTTATCAAAT CTTTTCAAGGAGCGGAGGTGGTGTTTCACATGGCAGCTCCAGATTCATCAATCAACAATTACAAGCTTCACTATTCAGTCAATGTTCAAG GGACAACAAATGTGATTGATGCTTGTGTTGAGGTTGGAGTGAAGAGGCTCATTTACACAAGCTCTCCCAGTGTCGTCTTTGATGGCGTCAACAGTATTCTCAATGCCAATGAAACAATGCCATACCCATCCAAT CACAATGACTCTTATTCAGCAACTAAAGCTAAAGGGGAAGCTTTGGTCATTGAAGCGAATGGAAGAAATGGACTACTCACTTGTTGCATACGTCCTAGCAGCATATTTGGTCCTGGTGATAGATTATTGGTTCCATCGCTTGTTGCTGCTGCCAGGGCTGGGAAGTCCAAG TTCATTATAGGTGATGGGAGTAACTTCTATGATTTCACTTATGTTGAAAACGTTGTGCATGCCCATATCTGTGCTGAGCGAGCTCTAGCATCAGGTGGAGAAGTATGTGCAAAAGCTGCAGGCCAG GCATACTTCATCACCAACATGGAGCCAATTAAATTTTGGGAGTTTATGTCGCTGCTTCTTGAAGGGCTTGGCTATGATAG GCCAAGTATAAAGATACCTGCAATTATCATGATGCCAATAGCACATCTAGTGGAACTGGTATATAAATTACTGGGACCATATGGGATGAAAGTACCACAGCTAACTCCTTCTAGAGTTAGGCTGCTCTCTTGCAGCAGAACTTTCGATTCCTCAAAAGCTAAGGAACTTTTAGGCTACGCTCCTGTTGTCCCACTTCAG GAAGGTATAAAGAGGACAATAGACTCATTCACACACTTGACGCTTCAAAACCAACCCAAAAAGGAGG TTAATGATAGGATTCAATGGAAAAAGCAGATAGTGATTGCAATAGTCATTCTGATTACTCTCTATCTTAACTTTGTTGCAACGACTGGATACTCTGCCGTACTAATTCCAGTTTTGGTAGCATCAATGATTTTCTTCTTCCGTGGGATTTTTCCAGAGAAAATGAAATTGTTGGGGAGCAAGAAGGATAACTAA
- the LOC106297171 gene encoding uncharacterized protein LOC106297171 has product MESKYGKKKSSSSSSSLFYEAPLGYSIEDVRPNGGIKKFKSLSTPTALLGHPEL; this is encoded by the exons ATGGAGTCAAAATATGGTAAAAAGAAGTCCAGCAGTAGTAGTAGTTCCTTATTTTACGAAGCTCCCCTCGGTTACAGCATTGAAGACGTTCGCCCCAACGGTGGAATCAAGAAATTCAAATCTCTGTCTACTCCAAC TGCGCTACTAGGCCATCCTGAGTTGTAG
- the LOC106297172 gene encoding F-box protein At1g47340-like — translation MISDSVPIELTLDILSRLPEKSIARFRCVSKLWASVLGGQDFKDLFLTKSSAQPRLLFGIKENGKWSIFSLPQRLSPYEKLSSSLVVTPEFHMKFPPEDMTIYSCAHGCPWAYASGLVYFYVDKEQWSYFGRRPMICNPKTGRYEALPFISRYRKTYSFFGFDPIYKQFKVLFMRYPFGPGDHRIMTLGTMGMRWRKIKCSLLHECVSAGICINGVLYYLGDSSACVNNYEQIDGFVIVCFDVRSEKFSFIYQESSCKLINYKGKLGVVYYDDQVDDDAIELRVWVLEDVEKQEWSKYAYTLRDDRFFLRDVFVVGVNSTGEIVLSMAKYTSNQPFYVYYFNPETNTLQRVEIQGFGEYHESSDKPRSVYVFADHVDDLNVHDSKLLKSSISVPYVYREESEEDDKDYDEYGSPCFSGKRKKKKKMNMNLKKGMRIIMKMMKMKRKKR, via the coding sequence ATGATATCAGATTCTGTACCTATTGAACTCACACTCGATATATTATCGAGACTGCCAGAAAAGTCAATCGCGAGGTTTCGTTGCGTGTCCAAACTATGGGCATCAGTACTTGGTGGTCAAGACTTCAAAGATTTGTTCCTGACGAAGTCCTCGGCTCAGCCGCGTCTCTTATTCGGCATCAAAGAAAACGGCAAGTGGAGCATCTTCTCGTTACCTCAGCGTCTGAGTCCATATGAGAAGCTTTCATCATCTCTTGTAGTAACCCCAGAATTTCATATGAAGTTCCCGCCAGAAGATATGACGATATATAGTTGTGCTCACGGATGTCCATGGGCATATGCCTCTGGTTTGGTATATTTCTATGTTGATAAGGAGCAATGGTCATACTTTGGTAGAAGGCCTATGATATGTAACCCTAAAACGGGGCGGTATGAGGCATTACCTTTTATCTCGAGGTACAGAAAGACTTATAGCTTTTTTGGGTTTGATCCGATTTACAAGCAATTCAAGGTATTGTTCATGCGTTATCCATTTGGTCCTGGTGATCATAGAATTATGACATTAGGAACTATGGGAATGAGGTGGAGAAAGATCAAATGTTCCTTACTACATGAGTGTGTGAGTGCAGGGATATGCATTAATGGGGTTTTGTATTACTTAGGTGACTCGTCTGCCTGTGTGAACAATTATGAGCAGATAGACGGTTTTGTGATCGTGTGCTTTGACGTTAGGTCTGAAAAATTCAGTTTCATTTATCAAGAAAGCTCTTGCAAATTGATAAACTATAAAGGTAAATTAGGTGTGGTTTATTATGATGATCAAGTTGATGATGATGCCATTGAGTTGCGTGTGTGGGTTCTAGAGGATGTGGAGAAACAAGAATGGTCTAAGTATGCCTACACTTTGAGGGATGATAGATTCTTCCTGCGTGACGTTTTCGTTGTCGGAGTGAATTCTACGGGCGAAATTGTTTTGTCGATGGCAAAGTACACATCTAATCAACCGTTTTATGTTTACTACTTTAATCCCGAAACGAACACTCTCCAACGAGTTGAAATCCAAGGTTTTGGAGAATACCATGAATCCTCCGATAAACCTAGAAGTGTCTATGTCTTTGCAGACCATGTAGATGATCTTAATGTTCACGATTCAAAGCTACTCAAGTCAAGTATCTCTGTTCCATATGTGTATAGAGAAGAATCAGAAGAAGACGACAAAGACTATGATGAGTATGGTTCTCCTTGTTTTTCTGGTAAAAGGAAGAAGAAAAAGAAGATGAACATGAACTTGAAAAAGGGCATGAGGATAATAATGAAGATGATGAAGATGAAGAGGAAGAAAAGATAG